Genomic DNA from Pseudomonadota bacterium:
GCAAGATTTTCGATAGTTACCAGGCGATCTTCGATTCGCAGCTTCTCGAACGCCGTTTGCGCAATCCCGTTGAAGGGCCGACACCTATTTTTATTGTCGGCATGCCGCGCTCCGGCACGACCTTGGCTGAGCAAATTCTGGCCAGCCATCCACAAGTCGCCGGCTTGGGAGAACTGCCTCATCTCAGCATTATCGCGAACGCCTTTTTCGAATGGTCAAAGACCGACGGCGGACATCCATTCGCCTTGGCCGGGTTTGATGAAACCAATTTGGCGAGCGCCGCAAAGCTCTATATTGACAAGCTCGATCGAAAAAAAAGCGAGCCCTACATCAGCGACAAAATGCCGGGCAACTTCCAATATTTGGGCCTCATTTACTTGCTGTTTCCCAATGCCCGTATCGTTCACTGCCGCCGCAGCGCTTTGGATACTTGCCTCTCCTGCTTCATCACCAATTTCGTCCACGGCCAGGGGTGGAGTTTTGATCTAAGAGAAATTGGCGAATATTACGGTCTCTATCTCGATTTAATGGCGCATTGGCGGCGCGTGTTACCGCTGCCTATTTACGACATCCAATATGAATCCGTTGTCGCCGATTTACCTGGACAAGCGCGCCGCCTGCTGGATTTTTGCGGACTTGATTGGCATCCCGATTGTCTTGAATTTCACCGATCCAAGCGACCCGTGTTTACGGCCAGCAACACCCAAGTGCGCCAACCCATATATGCAAGCTCGGTGGGGCGCTGGCGGCAATACGAGGAGCAGCTCCAGCCGCTGATCAACAGTTTGCCGCCCGATTCCATTCTTTAGCCGGCACCGGGCTGGCAGTGAGGAAGAAGGACTAAATTAACTAGCCGCTCTGGGCGCCCCCCAAAGTTGATGGCCAAACCGGAAATATGATGGAGTGTTTCGGCTATATTCTGAACGCACATTGAGGCGCCGGAGAATCGCTTCCCTCCGGACCGGTGCGAGGTTAAAGTCCGGCGCCCAGGCGAGACGCTGGCCGCTAAAACCGGAGATCAAATGAACAAAGAAGAGTCCCGCCGCCGCGATGCCGGGTAGCATGGATCCCGAATTGCGGGAGATGATGCAGCGCGCCACGGGGCTGCATCGTGACGGCCATATCGATCAAGCGGTGGCGGGTTATGAGGCTGTCCTCGCGCGCGAGCCGCGCCATGCCGATGCGCTCCAATTCATGGGCATCGCCAAAATGCAAAGCGGCCACGCCGATGACGCCATCCGCTTGCTAAAGCAGGCGGTTGGCAGCGATCCCAAAAACAGCCAGGCGCACTACAATCTCGGTTTGGCGCTCCGCGCCGAGGGCAAAGAGCAAAAAGCACTCGCTTCGTTCCGCCGCGCCATCGCGGTAGAGCAGCGAAATTTCGAGGCGCATAACGCAATTGCCGGCATCCTGTTGGCCGCGCCTGATGAGATCGAAAGGGCCGAGGTGCATATCCGCCGGGCCCTTGAGCACAATCCAAAATATGTCCCGGCACTGAACAATCTGGCGCTTCTCTTGAAAGCACGTGGCCAGCCGGAAGAAGCACTAAGCGAAGCGCGTGCGGCGGTGGCGTTGGCTCCCCATTATGTTCCGGCACTGGTCACACTCGGCGCATTGTTGCTGGAATTGGGCGAAACGGAGGAGGCTGAAAAAATTCTGCGTGACGCCGTAGCGCTCGCGCCTCATGACGCGAATGCGCATATCAATTTGGGCGCCGCGCTAAAATTCATCGGCGTGTTGGCGGCGGCGGAGGCTGAGTTCGAACGCGCGATAGAACTTGATCCTGATAATTATCAGGCGTTGAATGATCTTGCTTTGGTACGGAGCAACCAGGGGCGGCTGGATGAGGCTGAAGCCCTCTTGCAAAATGCGCTGTCGTTCAATCAGCATGACGCCACTTTGCATATGAACCTCGGGGCGCTTTTTCGCCGCCAACAAAAATGGGGCGAATCCATCACCTGTTTTCGCCGCGCCCTAGATCTCGACGCCGGAAATGTGGACCGCGCCCAGGCCTTCGCCAACAGCTTACGCGGCGCCAATTTCCTGCAAGCCAACGCGCAATTGTGGAAGGATCTGGAGCGCTGTCTCAAGATTGAGGGAATCGACCACGAGCCTCTGGCGGCGCCGGCTGCCCGTTTGCTGCGAAACTCTCATCAGGTTGCGCCGCTGGTCCACGCGGCAGAGCGCGGCGATTTCACCTTGAGCGCGCAAGAGGTACAGAAGGGTGATGTGCTGGCGCCGTTGTGTACGGATTTTGCCAGCCTTCTCTTGCAGCGAGTGATTGTCCCGGATGCGGCTCTGGAAAAACTTTTTACGGCTATACGCAAAAATCTACTGACGCTCGCGGTTGCGGGCCGTTTGCCCGAACAGATAACGCAGCAAACACTACATTTTCTTTGCACGCTGGCTCGGCAATGTTTTCTCAATGAGTATGTCTATCTCCTGAGTGGCGAGGAAAAGGCCAACGCAGCGGTCCTGCAACAGCAAATCGACGACCGCCTGCGTCAACCCGATGAACGCCCGCCGCGTGCCGCCGTCGCGGTTCTTGCCTGCTACCGTTCGTTGGATGGGTTGGTGTCGAGTGGAAATTTGGCGGGCCATGAATGGGCTGCGCGCGACGATGCCTACGGCCACTTGATTACGCAACAAATCCGCCACGCCGCCGCCGAACGGAAACTGGCGGCGAACCTGCCCGAGCTTGGCGACAGCGATGATGAAACTTCCAGCAAGGTGCGTCGTCAGTACGAAGAAAGCCCTTATCCACGCTGGACCAGCCGGGCCCGGCTCAAATCGATGCCGGTGCGTGCGCTGCTCGGTGATCTCTTTCCGCACGCGAATCTCGCCGGCTTGAATATCTCGGCTGAGCCCGATCTGTTGGTTGCGGGCTGCGGCACCGGGGCGCATGCCATCGCCGCAGCTTTGCACTACCGAAATTCACGCGTGCTGGCGATGGATCTCAGCCTGGCCAGCCTGGCCTATGGCAATCGCCAAGCCGAGGCGTTGGGCATTGATCGCATCGAGTGGGCACGTGGCGATATTCTCGCTTTGGCCGGATTTGAGCGCCGTTTCGACATGGTTGATTGCGGCGGCGTGTTGCATCACATGCGCGAACCGATGACGGGGTGGCGCATTCTGCGCAACTTGCTGAAACCCGGGGGCGTTATGAAAATAGGCCTCTACAGCGAACTGGCGCGTGCTGATTTCGTTCAACTGGGCGCAGATTTGGTGACGGATGAAGATCCGGCGGATCGCATCCGATCCTATCGCCAGGAGATCATCGCTTTGCCCGACGATGCGCCGTTGAAACGGGTATTGGCGCTGCACGATTTTTATACCCTTTCGGAATGCCGCGATCTTCTTTTTCATGTCGAGGAGCATCGTTTTACCCTGCCTGAGATCGCCCGCTGCTTGGACGCGTTGGACCTTGAATTTATCGGCTTTGAGATGCGCGAGCGTGCGGTCATCGATCGTTACCGGGCTCGTTTTCCCAATGACCCCGGCGCCCTAAATCTCGAAAATTGGCATCTCTTCGAGACCGACAATCCCCATACATTCGTGGCGATGTATCAATTCTGGGTCAAGCCGCGCGACGTGCCGGCTGCCGGCTGAACAGGCACGGGTTGTTGCATGGGTAATATCGTTTGGCTCGCTTCTTATCCGAAATCCGGCAACACCTGGCTGCGCGCGTTCTTGCTCAACCTGATCACCAATTCCGAACAGCCTGTGGATATTAACAAGATGGCGGCGCTGACACACGGCGACAGCCAGGCGAACTGGTATGCCGAGTTTGATGCCCGCCCGCCGCCGGCGTTAAGCGTTGAGGATTTAGCGCGCCTTCGGCCCAAAGTGCATGCGCGCATCGCCGCAAGCTCTGTCAATTCGGTTTTCGTGAAAACTCACAATGCCCTGGTCGAGGTCGCCGGCACCGCCATGATTAGCCAGTCTGAGACCGCCGGTGTGATATATGTGGTGCGCAATCCTCTCGATATTACGCTCTCTTACGCCGACCATTTAGGCATGCAGGTGGACGATATTCTCGATCTCATGGCGAGGCGCGGATTCGAAACGCCAGTCAGTGCAAGCCATGTACCCGAACATCACAGTGATTGGTCGAGCCATGTCAAAAGCTGGACTCAAATCGCACATCCCGCGCTTCATGTCGTGCGTTACGAAGATATGGCGTCCCGGCCGGCCGTCACCTTTGCCGCCATTGCGCGTTTCCTTGGCTTGAATCCGGCGCGTGAGGCTTTGCTGCGAGCAGTGCGTTTTTCATCCTTCAAAGTGCTGCGTACTCAGGAGAAGAAAAGCGGCTTTGTCGAACGCACGCCGGTGCAAAAGTCTTTCTTCCGTTCAGGAAAGTCGGGAAACTGGCGCACTCAGCTAACGCCAGCACAAATTCGCCGTTTGCTCGGCAATCACCGCGAGCAGATGGAACGGTTTGACTATGTGCCGAAGGGATACTAAAAGACGGCAAGAAATTGGGTAATTTAGTAAATACCGAAATTATTTTGTGAATATGATGCTGGACCATTTGGAAGCCCTTGAAAATCAAAGCATTTATATCATCCGCGAGGCCTATAACAGGCTCGAACGGTTGGGTATGTTGTGGTCGCTCGGCAAGGATTCCAACGTGATGTTGTGGCTCTGCCGCAAGGCGTTCTTCGGCCATGTGCCGTTTCCGGTGGTGCATGTCGACACCGCCAAGAAATTTGCCGAAATGTATGCGTTTCGTGAGCATTACGCCAAGGAATGGGGCCTCAATTTGATCGTCGGTGATTGCCCGCCGATCGAAGACATGGACGCCACCTTGCCGCCGGCGGCGCGCGCCGCGGCGCGCAAGACCGCGGGCCTTAAATCCTTGTTGGCAAGCGAAGGCTTTACCGGTGTGTTTGCCGGCATCCGCCGCGATGAAGAAAGCACGCGTGCCAAGGAGCGGGTGTTTAGTCCGCGCGGCGAAGCGGGGCAATGGCATTTCAAGGATCAGCCGCCAGAATTCTGGGATCAGTTCAAGACGGATTTTCCGCCGGGCACACATATCCGCATCCATCCGCTGCTGCATTGGTCTGAAATAGATGTGTGGCTCTATACCAAGCGGGAAAACATCCCGACCGTGCCGCTCTATTTCGCGCGCGACGGCAAACGCTACCGCTCGCTCGGCGACGAAGACATCACCTCCCCGATCGATAGCGAGGCAACGACGATCGATGAAATCATCGCTGAGCTACGGGTTACGACGGCGGCCGAGCGCGCCGGGCGGGCGATGGACCATGAAGCGGAAGATTCCTTCGAGCGCTTGCGCGCTGACGGTTACATGTAGCCCGCCATGGCCAAACCACCCCGCAAATTCGTTGTTTTCACTGACGGCACACACACCGACGGCACACAAGTGGCCGGTGCACAGGTGGCAGGCGCACAAGCGCCCGGTGCGCGCCGCCTCGATATCGCTATCGTCGGCCATGTCGATCACGGCAAATCCACTCTGGTCGGCCGCCTGCTGCACGATACGGGCACGCTTCCTGATGGCAAGGTCGAATCAATTCGCAAGATGTGCGAACGCCGCGGCATGGCTTTCGAGTGGGCCTTTGTCATGGACGCCTTCCAAGCCGAGCGCGATCAGGCAATCACCATCGACGCGGCGCATATTTGGTTCAGCACGAAGATGCGCGATTATGTGATCGTCGACGCGCCGGGTCACCGCGAGTTCGTCAAGAACATGGTCAGCGGCGCTGCGTCTTGTTCGGCGGCGCTGCTGGTGATCGATGCTGCAGAAGGGGTGCGCGAGCAATCCCGCCGCCATGCGTATTTTCTTCATCTGCTCGGTCTCAGCCGCATCGTTGTCGCGGTCAACAAGATGGACGCGGTCAATTTTGATGCCGCGCGGTTCACCGTCGTCGAGGCAGATATTCGTGATTATTTGGCTGGGCTTGGTATATCGCCAAGCCATGTTGTTCCGGTGTCGGCGCGCGATGGCGACAATATCGACAAACGGTCTGACCGCAGCCCTTGGTATGATGGGCCAACTGTTACCGAAGCGCTCGATGCGATCGAGTTGCCGGAAGCTGATTCCGAAGCGCCGCTCCGCATGCCGGTACAAGATATTTATCATTTCGATGACCGCCGCATCATTGCCGGGCGAATTGAATCGGGCGCGTTGGAAGTCGGCGATGAGCTGTTGTTCTCGCCGTCCAACAAAAAGGCGCATGTGCTGCGTATCGAAAGCTGGCCGGAGACGGACGCGCGCACCAGCGCCGAGGCGGGGCAATCGGTCGGCCTCATTCTCGATGATCAGATATTCATCGAGCGCGGTGAAGTGATCAGTCATGTCTCTCGGCCGCCGCTCGAATCGAACGTCTTTCGCGGCCATGTATTCTGGCTCGGCAAAGAGCCGCTTGCCGCCGGAAAGCGCTACAAGCTCAAGCTCGGCACACATGAGGCGCCGGTGGAAGTGCAATCCATCGACCGCGTCATCGATATCGACGATCTCGCGATGACTGAAGTTGCTGCGAGCGATGCGGTGATCGAACGCAACGGCGTCGGCGAAGTGGTGTTGCGCGGCCGCGCCATGTTAGCGCTGGATGAGTTCGCGGAAAACCGCCGCACGGGCCGGTTCGTTATCGTCGACGGTTACGACATCGCCGGCGGCGGCATTATCTCGATGCGCGGCTACCCGGATCAACGC
This window encodes:
- a CDS encoding tetratricopeptide repeat protein, whose product is MPGSMDPELREMMQRATGLHRDGHIDQAVAGYEAVLAREPRHADALQFMGIAKMQSGHADDAIRLLKQAVGSDPKNSQAHYNLGLALRAEGKEQKALASFRRAIAVEQRNFEAHNAIAGILLAAPDEIERAEVHIRRALEHNPKYVPALNNLALLLKARGQPEEALSEARAAVALAPHYVPALVTLGALLLELGETEEAEKILRDAVALAPHDANAHINLGAALKFIGVLAAAEAEFERAIELDPDNYQALNDLALVRSNQGRLDEAEALLQNALSFNQHDATLHMNLGALFRRQQKWGESITCFRRALDLDAGNVDRAQAFANSLRGANFLQANAQLWKDLERCLKIEGIDHEPLAAPAARLLRNSHQVAPLVHAAERGDFTLSAQEVQKGDVLAPLCTDFASLLLQRVIVPDAALEKLFTAIRKNLLTLAVAGRLPEQITQQTLHFLCTLARQCFLNEYVYLLSGEEKANAAVLQQQIDDRLRQPDERPPRAAVAVLACYRSLDGLVSSGNLAGHEWAARDDAYGHLITQQIRHAAAERKLAANLPELGDSDDETSSKVRRQYEESPYPRWTSRARLKSMPVRALLGDLFPHANLAGLNISAEPDLLVAGCGTGAHAIAAALHYRNSRVLAMDLSLASLAYGNRQAEALGIDRIEWARGDILALAGFERRFDMVDCGGVLHHMREPMTGWRILRNLLKPGGVMKIGLYSELARADFVQLGADLVTDEDPADRIRSYRQEIIALPDDAPLKRVLALHDFYTLSECRDLLFHVEEHRFTLPEIARCLDALDLEFIGFEMRERAVIDRYRARFPNDPGALNLENWHLFETDNPHTFVAMYQFWVKPRDVPAAG
- a CDS encoding sulfotransferase domain-containing protein encodes the protein MGNIVWLASYPKSGNTWLRAFLLNLITNSEQPVDINKMAALTHGDSQANWYAEFDARPPPALSVEDLARLRPKVHARIAASSVNSVFVKTHNALVEVAGTAMISQSETAGVIYVVRNPLDITLSYADHLGMQVDDILDLMARRGFETPVSASHVPEHHSDWSSHVKSWTQIAHPALHVVRYEDMASRPAVTFAAIARFLGLNPAREALLRAVRFSSFKVLRTQEKKSGFVERTPVQKSFFRSGKSGNWRTQLTPAQIRRLLGNHREQMERFDYVPKGY
- a CDS encoding sulfate adenylyltransferase subunit 2 is translated as MMLDHLEALENQSIYIIREAYNRLERLGMLWSLGKDSNVMLWLCRKAFFGHVPFPVVHVDTAKKFAEMYAFREHYAKEWGLNLIVGDCPPIEDMDATLPPAARAAARKTAGLKSLLASEGFTGVFAGIRRDEESTRAKERVFSPRGEAGQWHFKDQPPEFWDQFKTDFPPGTHIRIHPLLHWSEIDVWLYTKRENIPTVPLYFARDGKRYRSLGDEDITSPIDSEATTIDEIIAELRVTTAAERAGRAMDHEAEDSFERLRADGYM
- the cysC gene encoding adenylyl-sulfate kinase, translating into MAKPPRKFVVFTDGTHTDGTQVAGAQVAGAQAPGARRLDIAIVGHVDHGKSTLVGRLLHDTGTLPDGKVESIRKMCERRGMAFEWAFVMDAFQAERDQAITIDAAHIWFSTKMRDYVIVDAPGHREFVKNMVSGAASCSAALLVIDAAEGVREQSRRHAYFLHLLGLSRIVVAVNKMDAVNFDAARFTVVEADIRDYLAGLGISPSHVVPVSARDGDNIDKRSDRSPWYDGPTVTEALDAIELPEADSEAPLRMPVQDIYHFDDRRIIAGRIESGALEVGDELLFSPSNKKAHVLRIESWPETDARTSAEAGQSVGLILDDQIFIERGEVISHVSRPPLESNVFRGHVFWLGKEPLAAGKRYKLKLGTHEAPVEVQSIDRVIDIDDLAMTEVAASDAVIERNGVGEVVLRGRAMLALDEFAENRRTGRFVIVDGYDIAGGGIISMRGYPDQRQLITGKSSNLFAVDAGISLDLRRQRNGHKGGVVWFTGLSGSGKTTIALEAERQLFQKGYQVYVLDGDNVRGGLNANLSFSPEDRAENIRRVGEVAALFADAGFVVLTAFISPYRSDRVRARAAVERYPSGAFHEVYVKAPLALCEERDPKGLYRKARAGDILEFTGISAPYEAPETQDLIVDTDAQSVEQSVTALVSYIDGEFAIETS